The DNA region GCCTCTCCAAGCCATTTGGGTAGCTAGTGCAGATTGTACACCCGTGTTGATTGGGGATGTGCAAACTGGACGGGTAGCAGCATTACACGCGGGCTGGCGAGGGACTGCTAAGAAGATTGTCCCCTTAGCGATCGCTCGATTACAATCTCAAGGCAGTAGACTCGATGATTTACGTATTGCGATGGGGCCAGCGATCGCTGGTGAGGTTTACCAAGTCTCTATCGAAGTGGCTGCTGAAATTGGGGCTAGTATTATACCATATAACAACGAAGAAAAAATTGTTCAAGCATTGTATGAATTACCAAATTCACCCTTACTAGAAGATCCTAATCCTGGAAAGGTAAGGTTAGATGTGCGGCGAGTGAATACCTTACAACTGGAAAATATGGGGATTAGTGCAGAACAAATTGCGATCGCACCTTATTGCACTTTCCAAACTCCAGAGCATTTCTTTTCTTACCGCCGGGAGAAAGAGAAAAAAGTTCAATGGTCAGGTATCGTTAGTGGTGAAACGAATCAGCAACCCCTATTTTCAAATTAGATTCTCATCTAAGATTGGAACTTGGAGAATGGAAAATATTCTTGCTAAGTCTTGACTGAATTGGTTTAGGGAACTTAACTGCTCACCAATATCTCAAGGGTTAATAAACATTTCGGTTTGTTAACTACCAACTGCATGATGTCCAGCCACAAGGAACCTATGATGGTATCAGGAATATCATTTCCAACATGAACGGGAATTACAAATTCAGTTCCGTCAATGATGAGTTTGCCTTCATAGATATCAAATTGTGCTTCCCCTCGCGCTGTCTGCATCTCGATTTGTGCGCTCATTAATGACCACTCCAATACTTCCAAGTCTTGGGTATTGATGGCTAACCACCCATTTGTAAACCCGGTATCGAATAAAGCTTCAACAGAAAATTTCTCATCATTAGCAGCAACAAGCTCAATTTCAAATAGTAGCTCGCCATTATCCCCAAACGAACCTGCAATCATAACCTGCCGCAGGTTCCTGTATCGTTGAGTCGGAATATGGTGAGTTTTACTTCGTTAGTATTGCCATAAGCATCATGGATTTTTTGCGTTA from Nostoc commune NIES-4072 includes:
- the pgeF gene encoding peptidoglycan editing factor PgeF, whose protein sequence is MHTWHWHNWEGLPYLTCSILERWHHGFFTQQFWPRSPQVITEVLQPEASVYRLKQVHGNTVLTPQEVESIFCSAEEDLASADGLLSEQPLQAIWVASADCTPVLIGDVQTGRVAALHAGWRGTAKKIVPLAIARLQSQGSRLDDLRIAMGPAIAGEVYQVSIEVAAEIGASIIPYNNEEKIVQALYELPNSPLLEDPNPGKVRLDVRRVNTLQLENMGISAEQIAIAPYCTFQTPEHFFSYRREKEKKVQWSGIVSGETNQQPLFSN
- a CDS encoding aspartyl protease produces the protein MIAGSFGDNGELLFEIELVAANDEKFSVEALFDTGFTNGWLAINTQDLEVLEWSLMSAQIEMQTARGEAQFDIYEGKLIIDGTEFVIPVHVGNDIPDTIIGSLWLDIMQLVVNKPKCLLTLEILVSS